Sequence from the Saccharopolyspora pogona genome:
GCACGGTTGCTGCTCCTCCAGCCAAGTCGGCACGTTCCGGCCCGCGTCCAGGCCGGTCTGGTTGGCCATCGCCGTCTCGCTGAAGTAGCCGAACAGGGTCTCGCCCACGTAGAACGGCTCGCCGTCCACCAGCATCGTGTAGGAGCAGCTCTGCAGCGACGCACCGTTGTTGAGCGTGGTCGACTGCAGCTTGGACCGCTGGCGGATCGTCTTGTCCCGCAGATCGACCTCGCGCAGCACGGTCGCGGTTCCGCCGAGGTTGCGGAGGCTGACGGGTGCTTCCGGATCGGACAATGTCGGCCCGAGGAAGTACCCGATCGACAACGCCGACTGCAGCGATGTCTCCATGTAGACCGTGTTCGGCATGGAAGCGTTGGCGGTGTCGGCGTAATACCAGGAATCGGCGGGCGAGTCGTACTCGGTCTCATAACTCGCGCCGTCGAGCTTGCCGCGCCTGCCGTCCATGGACACCAGCCGGTCCACCATCGTCAGTCCCCGGTCGGGCACCCGGGTCGCCCTGCGGTCGGAGTAGTGCTCGAACTCCGGGCCGAAGGCGATCCCGTGGCTGCCGCGGGCGAAGTGCGCGATGTGGAACTCGCTGATCATCGTCTGCTCACCGGCCGCGGAGTATCTTCCGAGGAACGCCGGGAGGATGCCACCGCGAGCCGGACCGATCGGGACGCCGGGTTTCTCCACGACTGCCAGGGAAAGACCGAGGACTCGCCCGGCCACCGTGCCGCCGGAGCGGAATTCCACATTGGCGCGGACGTGCGGCCGGGGAACGAGATCGACGTCGGTGACGTCGAGCCGGATCTCCGCGGAGTGCAGCGGACCGGGCCGGGCGAGTTCGACCTCGCTGCGCGCCGGCTCGCCACTGCCGTCGCCGGGCACGAAGGTCGCGTCCGCGAGGCAGAGGTGCAAACCCAGATACAGCACGAAGATCTCGGCCGCCTGACCGGCCGCCGCGAGCAGCGACTCGGGTGTGCCGTCCAGCGGCCCCGCCGACGCGACCACCTGGCCGCGGCCGCTGCTTCCGCCGCGCAGCTCGATCTGGGTGACCTCGCCCAGCAGCAAGCTCGCTCCCGCCGCGAGCTTCACCGACGGGTTGCAGCCGGGCTGGAGGTAGCCCGGGCCGAAAACCCCGGCCATGTCTCCTTCGGTCAGCCGGCCGAGATCGTCCCGGCCAAGCCGCGTCTGCTCGCTCCGGGCCAGCGGCTTGAACCGGGCTTCGGTCGTCACGAACGGCACGACCCGCACCGACGGCGGGACGCCGGTCGGGCGGATGTGCCCGTCGACGACCTCGAAGAACCGTGCCCCGCAGGCGGGCGCCGGCTCCGGGGCCGCGAGCGCCACGCCCCACTGGCTGAGAGTCTTGACCTGCAACAGCACCTGCGCGTGCAGCGCATTCCGGTGCGCGTTGGCAACAGCGCTGCGCATTTCCCGCGCCACCGCGGCGATGTGGCTGGTTCCCGCAGCCTGGCCGGCTGCCGGTGGCGGCTGCGTCACCGGAACCTGCCGTGCCGCCGATGTCCGCTGCAGAACCGGCTGTGCCCCGCCGGGCGGCTCCCTGGTGGCCCCAGTGAAGGGGTTGAAGGGCTCTCCGTCGAAGCCCAGCCCCTCCAGTTCGTCGTTCATCGCTGCTTCTCCTCCGGGTGTCCCCAACTCGGCGTTGTGCGCGTGCTCATTCCGCCAGCCACCGCCGGGTGCCCTCGCGGAACTTTTCCGACATCTCCGGCGTCGCCACCATCTGGATGTCGTGCCACCGCTGCAGCACACGTCCCTGCTGATCGCAGGCCGTGGCGGTGACCGTGAGGGCGGCCGCGGCCTGCCGCACGCCGTCGACGACCAGCACGAACGGTTCGTTGCCGGGCAGGGCCGCGAAGTACTCCGCCCGCCCGAATCCCAGCGGCAGACTGGCCTGCCCGAGCAGCCGGTTGCCGTGCACCGACGGTCCCTGCAGAAGCAGGTCGCAGAGCACCGGGCTGTGCAGTTCTCCCCGGTAGGCGCCGAAGCCGACCACGGTGTCGGGAAGCCGGCATTCCAGCACCAGGCGATCGTCCGAGTGGTGGAGCACTCGCCGCAGGCCCTGCAGCTGCGGACCGTGGAACAGGATGGCGTCGCGATAGATGTCGAGCCCGTTCTCGGGGCCTTCACCCAGAGATCCGCCTTCACCCGGAGATCCGGTTGTCCAGCCGGACACCACCGGAGCGTCCGCAAGCGACGCGGACAGCACGAGCGTCGCCGCGTAGTGCAGCACCGGCAGCGCTGCGCCTGTGCCGGTGCGCACCGACACCTTTACGAGCGCATTGCCGTCCGCGTGACCGGCCGGCTCCACGACGACGTGCTGGCTGCCCGCCAGCGAGCCGTCGAACAGGATCCCCTTGTACACCTGGAAATCACGAACCTCGACGACCCGCCGTCCCGGGTGCGCCCGTTCGGCGACGTGGATCATCCAGCCGAGGCCGAACGTGGCGGGCAGCACCACGTGTTCGCCGACGACATGAGCGTCGAGCACCGGATCTCCGGCCAGCGTAGCGATGTCGCGATGCGCGGTGAACGAGGCCGCCGCGCCCGGGTCGCCTGCCGACAGCGACTTGGCCTCACCCACCAGCACGCACACGTCGTCGGCACGCTCCTTGCCGAACTGCTCGACGAACGCCTGGGCACCGGCCTCGGGCTCCAGCAGCCGCACACCGCGGGCGTGGAAGAGGTCGCGGAGTCCGGGGGTGACCATCCCACCATCCCACGCGCCCCAATCGATCGCCGTGACGTGGCAGTCGGGGCGCTGCCGCTTCCAGCTCGCCGCAAGCCGGCACAGTGCCTCGTTCGCCGCCGCGTAGTCCGCCTGGCCCGCATTGCCGAGCAGACCGGCGACGGACGTGAACAGCACGAGGTGACGCAGCGAATCGGTGTCGAGCACGTCGAGGACCGTGCGCAGACCGGTGAGCTTGGTCTGGAACACACGGTGGATCTCGTCGCCGGTCTTGTCCGGCAGGTACGCGTCGGCGAGCACCCCGGCGCCGTGCACCACACCTGTGATCCGGTCCCGCAGCGGAGCCAGCGCCGCGCGGACGGCAGCGGGGTCGGTGACGTCGACCGCGAGGTAGCCGGCCTCCGAACCTGCCCGGCGTACCGCTTCGATCGTCGCGCGGATTTCCCGCTGGGCGATCTGGTCGCGGTAGCGCCGCTCGACCTCGCGGGGTGTGGGGCGCTCGCCGCCGGCCTTGATGTCCTCGATCGCCGCGGCCTTGAGCCCGGAGTCGGCGACGCCCCGGGCCCAGGACGGCTCGTCTGCGAGTTCCGTGCGGCCCAGCAGGACGAACGCCGCCTCCGTGTGCCGCGCCAGCGCTCGGACACACAGCGCCGTGACTCCCCTAGCTCCCCCGGTGACGACCAGCGTGTCGCCGACGTCGACGCCGATGTCCGTGACGTCGCCGCCGATCTCGTCGCGCTGCGCGACGGCGAAGCCGAACTCGCCGGGCACGACGGTCCACCGGGCTCCGGCGGCGTCGACGCCGACTTCGGCGGTGTCGGTCGCCGCGTCGGCGATTTCCCCGAGCAGCGCCGCCACGAAGTCGTCGCGGTCCACGCCCGGGTCGACGTCGAGTGCCCGGCAGAACACGCCTGGTGCCTCGCAGCCCAGCGTCTTGACCACCCCGCCGACTCCACCGGCCAGCGCCTCCGCGGCGGGGCGCCCGCCCCGGAGTCCGAGACCGCCGTCGAGCCGGGTCACCGTGACGAAGCCCGCCCTCGACCCCGCTTCGGCGGTTTCGGTGAGCGCGGCGTATGCGTGCTTGGCGACCAGGATCGTCTCCGCGACCTGCCGGACGCCGGCGTCCCACGTATCGCCGTCCAGCAGGTTCACACACAGGTCCACGCGGCCCTGGAGGTGTTGCGCCAGAAGGTTTTCCAATTCGGTGGTCTCGCCGTCGAACACGGCCGGCGAGCCGCTGAGGTCCACGCGGCGCACCGTCCAGCCGCGCTCCCGGAGCCCGCTGACGACCGCATCGGCGTCGTCACCGCCACGGTCGGCCACCACGGCCACGGGCTCGGCGGCGTAGGCGTCACCGAGCAGATCACGACCAGGAAGCGCAACCAGCTCCACCTTGTGCCGAGGTGTGGGGGCCGGGCCGTCGTCGGCGGGCGCGGTCCCGTCGCTCAGCGGGCCGGAGCTTTTGGGTCCACATCACCCGCGTCGGCGACCAGGAAACCGGAGATCTGATCCAGCGTCCGCAACTCACCCAACTGCTCCGGACCCACCACAGGCAACCCAGGAAACCGCTCCTGCAACACCCCCAGAATCTGCACCCGCTTGATCGAATCCACCCCCAGATCCGCCTCCAGATCCATCCCCGGATCCACCATCTCCACCGGATAGCCCGTCTTCTCCGACACCACCTCAAGCAACGCCGACCTCACCGAAGCCACATCGACCCCGCCCGAAACGGTCCCCGCAGCCGGTGCGGGCTTCGATTGCTCCTGCATCGCAGCGGATTCGGGCGCGGCGGGTGCCGGAGCAGCCGGCTGCGGCGCGGGAGCGGTCGGGAGCTGCTCCGGTGCCGGCTGGGTGGTCAGCGCCCGCGGGGTGGGGGCCTGCACGGCGGTGGCTTCGGCGAACACCGTCGCCCGGCCCTCCGGGGAGCGCTGCCCGCCCAGTTCGAGGGTGGTGAGCTCCGCTAACACCTCGTTGGCCCGGGCGTGTGCCTGCGAGATCGCGACGCTCTGGTTCTTCACGCTCTCCACGACCTCCGGCAGCCGCGAGTCCGGCCGGTCCCACTGCTGATGGTCGCGCAGCAGCCCGGTCAGGGCCTCGGCGACCAGAAGCTGACCGTCCAGGTACTGCGAGTGCAGCGCAACGTGCTGACGCACCGCGTCGTCGCCGGCCGGAATGCCCGGCTGGGCGGGAACTTGGTAGGCGGGCGCCAGCGGGGCCTGCGCGTGGGCGATGGGTGCGGCGGCCTGTGGGTCGTTCATCTGCTCCCTCTCGTGCACGGTATCGTCCACTGTGGACACTTCGTGGATGCCGGTTGCGGGCAAGGTGGTCGCCCGGCTGAGCGCGGAAACCTCGAAGCCGTCGGTCAAACCGGTCTCGTAGGCGGCGCGGCGCTCGGCGGGCACGTGTTCGGCGGCGGAGATCGGCACGGTCATCCCGGTCGGCGTGACCTCGTCGAAGCCGGGCGCGAGGTGGACGTTGATGCCGCTCAGCGGCACACCGAGCACCGCCAGCCGCACGGCCGCCTGCTTCAGCGAGAGGTCGCTGTCGCCCAGCGGCCCGCCGTCGGCCGGGATCGCGACGATCGGCTCGTCGGCGAGCGTGCGCTGCACCA
This genomic interval carries:
- a CDS encoding beta-hydroxydecanoyl-ACP dehydratase; this translates as MNDELEGLGFDGEPFNPFTGATREPPGGAQPVLQRTSAARQVPVTQPPPAAGQAAGTSHIAAVAREMRSAVANAHRNALHAQVLLQVKTLSQWGVALAAPEPAPACGARFFEVVDGHIRPTGVPPSVRVVPFVTTEARFKPLARSEQTRLGRDDLGRLTEGDMAGVFGPGYLQPGCNPSVKLAAGASLLLGEVTQIELRGGSSGRGQVVASAGPLDGTPESLLAAAGQAAEIFVLYLGLHLCLADATFVPGDGSGEPARSEVELARPGPLHSAEIRLDVTDVDLVPRPHVRANVEFRSGGTVAGRVLGLSLAVVEKPGVPIGPARGGILPAFLGRYSAAGEQTMISEFHIAHFARGSHGIAFGPEFEHYSDRRATRVPDRGLTMVDRLVSMDGRRGKLDGASYETEYDSPADSWYYADTANASMPNTVYMETSLQSALSIGYFLGPTLSDPEAPVSLRNLGGTATVLREVDLRDKTIRQRSKLQSTTLNNGASLQSCSYTMLVDGEPFYVGETLFGYFSETAMANQTGLDAGRNVPTWLEEQQPCPATRTIDVAARRADPSAPLCARDHLALLDDVQVVDEGGNYGKGYLRAVRRIDPDDWFFARHFPHDPVIPGSLGVETVIQAMQEWLLDAGLGEGMSDPGFILPVGAPSTWKYRGQFLPTDGEATLEVHIKDVRRGPGRVRVTGDASMWKPGLRIYELTDIAVELREEGAQPW
- a CDS encoding SDR family NAD(P)-dependent oxidoreductase; amino-acid sequence: MELVALPGRDLLGDAYAAEPVAVVADRGGDDADAVVSGLRERGWTVRRVDLSGSPAVFDGETTELENLLAQHLQGRVDLCVNLLDGDTWDAGVRQVAETILVAKHAYAALTETAEAGSRAGFVTVTRLDGGLGLRGGRPAAEALAGGVGGVVKTLGCEAPGVFCRALDVDPGVDRDDFVAALLGEIADAATDTAEVGVDAAGARWTVVPGEFGFAVAQRDEIGGDVTDIGVDVGDTLVVTGGARGVTALCVRALARHTEAAFVLLGRTELADEPSWARGVADSGLKAAAIEDIKAGGERPTPREVERRYRDQIAQREIRATIEAVRRAGSEAGYLAVDVTDPAAVRAALAPLRDRITGVVHGAGVLADAYLPDKTGDEIHRVFQTKLTGLRTVLDVLDTDSLRHLVLFTSVAGLLGNAGQADYAAANEALCRLAASWKRQRPDCHVTAIDWGAWDGGMVTPGLRDLFHARGVRLLEPEAGAQAFVEQFGKERADDVCVLVGEAKSLSAGDPGAAASFTAHRDIATLAGDPVLDAHVVGEHVVLPATFGLGWMIHVAERAHPGRRVVEVRDFQVYKGILFDGSLAGSQHVVVEPAGHADGNALVKVSVRTGTGAALPVLHYAATLVLSASLADAPVVSGWTTGSPGEGGSLGEGPENGLDIYRDAILFHGPQLQGLRRVLHHSDDRLVLECRLPDTVVGFGAYRGELHSPVLCDLLLQGPSVHGNRLLGQASLPLGFGRAEYFAALPGNEPFVLVVDGVRQAAAALTVTATACDQQGRVLQRWHDIQMVATPEMSEKFREGTRRWLAE